In a single window of the Subtercola sp. PAMC28395 genome:
- a CDS encoding FAD-binding oxidoreductase, translating into MTSTALTPDIDALQAELRELLGDKAVTVELRAREKASLDGAWMSPILAEQLPLGLADIVAFPTTAEQIAAVVAAAARYHVPITPRGKGTGNYGQGIPMQGGLVLDMSKARGIVEVGDGFITVEAGTPMVMIEQAANAAGQQLLMYPSTAQSTIGGFLSGGSGGTGSIKHGSNHTGFVKELDVVHAVPDARLIHVVGAEAEPYVHTYGTLGIIARATLALEPLQNWRGLYASFDTFADAISVIREIGQLEPTPRLVSADLPTLANALPDDPAIPKDRASLRAILDAETVEAASALIFSAGGRIEDVREGPQASMKISMLSYNHPIEWLQKSDPGTYFHIEVAGDGLVERIDEVHAVYNGGMLHIEAQHGRPIGMLAGIYESPEQVYAGFAALEALGVGSHNPHHWEVDHEVERTRRLSAVTDPEGLLNPGKLPIVGTAPVAGAGKVT; encoded by the coding sequence ATGACCAGCACAGCTCTCACACCCGATATCGACGCCCTGCAAGCCGAGCTCCGTGAACTCCTCGGCGACAAGGCCGTCACCGTCGAACTCCGCGCCCGCGAGAAGGCCTCGCTCGACGGCGCCTGGATGTCACCGATCCTCGCCGAACAGCTCCCCCTCGGCCTGGCCGACATCGTCGCCTTTCCCACGACCGCCGAGCAGATCGCGGCCGTCGTCGCCGCAGCCGCGCGTTACCACGTGCCGATCACGCCGCGCGGCAAGGGAACGGGCAACTACGGCCAGGGCATCCCGATGCAGGGCGGCCTGGTGCTCGACATGTCGAAGGCACGCGGCATCGTCGAGGTGGGCGACGGCTTCATCACGGTCGAGGCCGGCACGCCCATGGTCATGATCGAGCAGGCCGCGAACGCCGCCGGGCAGCAATTGCTGATGTACCCCTCCACTGCCCAGTCCACGATCGGCGGCTTTCTCTCCGGTGGTTCCGGTGGCACCGGATCGATCAAGCACGGCTCCAACCACACCGGCTTCGTCAAGGAGCTCGACGTGGTGCACGCGGTTCCGGATGCCCGGCTCATCCACGTCGTCGGCGCCGAAGCCGAACCCTATGTTCACACCTACGGCACACTCGGCATCATCGCCCGCGCAACCCTGGCGCTCGAGCCGCTGCAGAACTGGCGCGGACTCTATGCAAGCTTTGACACCTTCGCCGACGCGATCTCGGTGATCCGCGAGATCGGCCAGCTCGAGCCCACGCCGCGGCTCGTCTCCGCCGATCTCCCCACGCTGGCGAACGCCCTGCCAGACGACCCCGCCATTCCGAAAGACCGAGCCAGCCTCCGCGCCATTCTCGACGCCGAAACTGTCGAGGCGGCCTCTGCGCTGATCTTCAGCGCCGGGGGCCGAATCGAAGACGTTCGCGAAGGCCCGCAGGCCTCGATGAAGATCAGCATGCTCTCGTACAACCACCCGATCGAGTGGTTGCAGAAGAGTGACCCTGGCACCTACTTCCACATCGAGGTCGCCGGTGACGGCCTGGTAGAGCGCATCGACGAGGTCCACGCGGTCTACAACGGAGGCATGTTGCACATCGAGGCGCAGCACGGTCGCCCGATCGGCATGCTCGCCGGTATCTACGAGAGCCCGGAGCAGGTCTATGCCGGTTTCGCCGCCCTCGAGGCGCTGGGCGTCGGCTCGCACAACCCGCACCACTGGGAGGTCGACCACGAGGTCGAGCGAACCCGGCGCCTCTCTGCCGTGACCGACCCAGAGGGCCTGCTGAACCCGGGCAAACTCCCCATCGTCGGCACCGCCCCGGTTGCCGGTGCCGGAAAAGTCACCTGA
- a CDS encoding pyridoxamine 5'-phosphate oxidase family protein, with product MTVSPTLVAAPFFDELVHWLPDNSEPVRPLVALSTITADGYPDTRHVLLSEFDEIGFYFHTDARSRKIAQLTRLPRAAFTVAWPELGRQLVVLGDTEPAPTTEAQRAYGNRSPYLKTLAWLNSPELAALPIDERIEAWRSFDGEHESDSLLPPATWAGILLRPTRVTLWHAHPGTASRRLEYTREAEGTWASNVLPG from the coding sequence ATGACGGTCTCACCCACGCTCGTTGCAGCGCCGTTCTTCGATGAGCTCGTGCATTGGCTCCCGGACAACAGCGAACCCGTTCGACCACTCGTGGCCCTGTCGACGATCACCGCCGACGGGTATCCCGACACTCGGCACGTGCTGCTGAGCGAATTCGATGAGATCGGCTTCTACTTCCACACTGATGCCCGTTCCCGCAAGATCGCCCAGCTCACCAGGCTGCCCCGCGCGGCCTTCACTGTGGCGTGGCCGGAGCTCGGTCGGCAGCTCGTCGTGCTCGGCGACACCGAACCCGCTCCTACCACTGAAGCCCAGCGGGCCTACGGGAACCGCTCGCCCTACCTCAAGACCCTGGCCTGGCTCAATTCGCCGGAGTTGGCCGCACTGCCCATCGACGAACGCATCGAGGCCTGGCGATCATTCGATGGCGAGCACGAATCCGACTCCCTTCTCCCACCTGCCACGTGGGCAGGCATTCTGCTGCGCCCCACGCGAGTGACGCTGTGGCACGCGCATCCTGGCACGGCAAGCCGGCGCCTGGAGTACACCCGTGAAGCAGAAGGCACATGGGCGTCGAACGTTCTTCCCGGCTGA